The DNA region AGGGGCTGTCGAAGGTTGGGGTCTCTGGGGGGCCTTGGCCGTTCACCCCCCTCCCAGCCTCCCCCACAAGGGGGGAGGGGCAACAAGATGGTGGGTGAGGCAGGGGCGGTGGATGTGGTCACACGCCCCCTCTCCCCGGCCCTCTGCTGCGCGGCTCTGCGAGTCACCCACGAGAGGAGAGGGAGAAAAGCTGAAGCCTCGCGCTTTTCAAAACGCGAATCTGGACGCCCCATGAGTGCCTGTGACTGGACGGTCCTGGCCCACGACCACGTCGGCTCGCGCAGCGAGACGGTGGGCCTACGGATGGGGCGCGACAAGATCAGACATTCCGCTGGGAAGAACTCGACCACCCGCGCCGCCCGTTTGTCCTTGCCGAGCGCAGCGGAAAGCTCCCCCTGCCCCCCCTGGGGGTAGGGGGCAGGGGGGTGGGGGTAAACCGTGGCAAGATGCCCAGCCCCTCAACACCAACCCCGCCCTCCATCTCCGAAAGGCGGGGCCACCCATTCACCCTTTGGCCGCAGGCGGACGCACGTCCCCGTCCGTCAACTCGATCAACCACGCCATCAGCTGAATGAACGCCAGCCCCAGCGCGGGCACCCCCGCCACCATCATGATCCACCCGCTGATCTGCTGATTTTCGAGCGGCGTGAGGTTCCACAGACATAGCGCCCCGACGTAGGGCGTGTACAGCACCTGCCGTGAGTACAGCCACACCGCCGCCACCGCCATCATCGGCAGCGCGGCGAGCAGCCCGAACCACCCGCGAGAGCCGATGCCCGCAGGCTGCACGCTGGGCAAGGGCCGCAGCACGACCCCCCAGACGAGCAGGCTGCTCAGCAGGTACAGGGCAGGGAGCAGCGCCCCGGCGGTGTTCGTGACGACACTGGCATTGAAGCCCGCCGGAATGTTCCAGAAGATGATGACGGCGGACCACACGGCGAGCGCCACCCAGGGGTCGAGCACCACCCCCAGCACCCGCCCGAGGGGACGGCGTGGGTCGATCACGACGCCACGCGGCAGGCCCAGGATCAACAGCGGCGGCACGACCTCCGCGAGGACCATCAGCCGCCCCATGTACAGCGCCATGCTGTTCAGGGTGAGACTCGTCGCGGCGGACTGGGTGGCGAGGATCAGGAGAACCACACCGAGCCCGAACAGCACGGCCTTCCAGGCGGGCCAGCGCGCCCGGCCCTCGGCAGTTCGCCGGGCCTGCACGTACCGCCAGCCGTACCACCCGGCCGCCGCGAGGACGGGCAGCCAGACCAACGGGTCGAACCGCAGGGCGAGCAGACTGCCCAGGCCGGGGCTCAGGTCGGCGGGAACGTTCATGAGGCGGGGTTCTCCATGACGTGCTCGATGTCGCGCACCACCCGGTCAACCTGCGGGAGCTGGGTGTAGTCCCACAGCAGGCGCAGCTTGCCCGCCGAGTCGATCAGGTACGTGCCCGTCGTGTGGTTGATCTGATAGTTGTCGGGGCCC from Deinococcus aetherius includes:
- a CDS encoding cytochrome c oxidase assembly protein produces the protein MNVPADLSPGLGSLLALRFDPLVWLPVLAAAGWYGWRYVQARRTAEGRARWPAWKAVLFGLGVVLLILATQSAATSLTLNSMALYMGRLMVLAEVVPPLLILGLPRGVVIDPRRPLGRVLGVVLDPWVALAVWSAVIIFWNIPAGFNASVVTNTAGALLPALYLLSSLLVWGVVLRPLPSVQPAGIGSRGWFGLLAALPMMAVAAVWLYSRQVLYTPYVGALCLWNLTPLENQQISGWIMMVAGVPALGLAFIQLMAWLIELTDGDVRPPAAKG